The following are from one region of the Corylus avellana chromosome ca1, CavTom2PMs-1.0 genome:
- the LOC132185813 gene encoding disease resistance protein RPP5-like, translated as MEGLTNVEDLRIETCEELTPLWSNDVGLLQHLPCLRLLNISNCSKLVSLVAKEVEEQLHLGWPSKLKEIKIYDCEVLECLPKAMMHNNTCVEYIRITNCPSLTYFAVDQLPPMLKRLYIKGCNMLISLDGDDVNNCGSSTSLLEHLTISNCPSLKSLTPSRELPTTLKSLSIENCKNLESIAKSFHHNSSLEVIYIESCENLKSLPMGIHNLNHLDRIIISKCQTLVSFPDKGLLPANLRSLWIAECEKMQVLPNCIQNLTSLQELRIIKCPSINVSFSEVGFPTNLTSLSIDDMASFNEAFFEWGLYKLTSLKQLDISGHSSHLVSFPVMMLPASLTVLIIRDFLNLKCLSSKGFQNLASLLFLFIENCEKLTSFPEDGFSPSFLQLYIRRCPLLEKRCKKDRGPEWFKIAHVPRVEIDGRSIYEPE; from the coding sequence ATGGAAGGGCTGACAAACGTGGAAGATTTGAGAATTGAAACTTGTGAGGAGCTTACGCCTTTGTGGTCAAATGATGTGGGATTACTACAACATCTCCCATGTCTTCGTCTTTTGAATATTTCTAATTGTTCCAAACTTGTTTCTTTGGTGGCAAAAGAAGTGGAAGAGCAGCTACATTTGGGTTGGCCATCCAAACTCAAAGAAATCAAGATATATGATTGCGAGGTCCTAGAATGTTTACCCAAGGCAATGATGCACAACAACACATGTGTTGAGTATATTCGTATCACTAACTGTCCTTCCCTTACGTACTTTGCAGTAGACCAACTACCTCCAATGCTAAAGCGGCTATATATAAAAGGTTGTAATATGCTGATTTCGTTGGATGGGGATGATGTCAACAATTGTGGCAGCAGCACATCTCTTCTTGAGCACTTGACAATTAGTAATTGTCCATCGCTCAAATCATTAACACCAAGCAGAGAATTACCTACAACACTTAAATCCCTCTCTATTGAGAATTGTAAGAATCTGGAGTCGATAGCGAAGAGCTTCCATCACAACTCGTCTCTTGAAGTGATTTATATCGAATCTTGTGAGAATCTTAAATCCTTACCCATGGGCATACACAACCTCAACCATCTGGATAGGATTATTATTTCCAAATGTCAAACTCTTGTTTCCTTCCCAGACAAAGGGTTGCTCCCTGCCAACCTGAGATCACTTTGGATTGCCGAATGTGAGAAAATGCAGGTCTTGCCCAACTGCATACAAAACCTCACCTCTCTTCAAGAATTGAGGATAATAAAATGTCCAAGCATTAATGTATCCTTTTCGGAAGTAGGTTTTCCCACCAACCTAACATCACTTTCTATCGATGATATGGCGTCGTTTAATGAGGCCTTTTTTGAGTGGGGATTGTACAAGCTTACCTCTCTTAAACAACTTGACATTTCCGGTCACTCTTCGCATCTGGTGTCCTTCCCAGTGATGATGCTACCTGCCTCTCTAACCGTCCTCATCATCAGAGACTTCCTGAATTTGAAATGCTTATCTTCCAAAGGCTTTCAAAACCTTGCCtctcttctatttttgtttATCGAGAATTGTGAAAAGCTCACGTCCTTCCCAGAGGATGGCTTCTCTCCCTCATTCCTGCAGCTTTATATCAGGAGATGTCCTCTGCTAGAAAAACGTTGCAAGAAAGATCGAGGACCAGAGTGGTTCAAGATAGCCCACGTCCCTCGCGTTGAAATTGATGGGAGATCAATTTATGAACCAGAATAG
- the LOC132172485 gene encoding putative disease resistance RPP13-like protein 1 has product MAEALLSAFLGVLFDRLSSRELLNFARREGLEKKMDKWSKMLSRIEAVLADAEEKRDNGVAVKKWLDDLRDLAYDVDDILDEFATKALQQKLTGGNQASTSKVRNFIPACCTGFKINNRLGSEIEEITDRFNEMVKQKDDLKLCENVDRRSRRTRETLAPTSVVTKANVYGREKDKEAILEFLVGEKCRDAQLSVIPIIGMGGIGKTTLAQLVYNDEKVQSFFDMKAWACVSEDFDAVRVTKTILESLTSENCEGKDLNWLQNKLKENLKGKKFLVVLDDLWNENYHDWSILRAPFEEGASGSAIVITTRNVGVSSKTGTIPAAYSLKELSNDVCLSILAHHALGTKDFSAHLNLKDIGEGIVGRCKGSPLAAKVLGGVLRNKMEPDEWEDVLKSKIWDLPEVGSEIAPALMLSYHNLPSHLKRCFMYCSVLPKDFEFGEKQLVLLWMAEGLLQPRDGGKQMEDLGSEYFNNLLSRSFFQQSFKDESRFLMHDLINDLAEKVAGDICFKMEDRIGGNNGRKPSTKARHSSYLGGQYDGIQKFEIFNDLTCLRTFLPFLLPYPGDCYLTSNVPLKLLPKLQRLRVLSLSGYRIFELPESIGDLKHIRFLDLSYTDIRSLPHSVATLYNLQTMILEHCFYLEKLPSTFGNLVNLRHLNIRGANALEAMPPQMGKLTSLQSLSNLIIGKGSCSEVKELGPLLHLREALCILGLENVINHEDARDARLIEKHNLHGLSLEWSGNIDESQDRRSELKVLNMLQPHKGLKELTVRHYGGVEFPTWLRVPSFCNMIVLKIESCAKCTTLPVVGQLPSLKNLFIYEYWK; this is encoded by the coding sequence ATGGCGGAAGCCCTCCTTTCTGCGTTCCTTGGAGTCCTCTTTGACCGTCTCTCGTCTCGGGAGTTGCTCAACTTTGCTCGCCGAGAGGGACTTGAGAAAAAGATGGATAAGTGGAGCAAAATGCTGTCAAGAATTGAGGCTGTGCTTGCTGATGCAGAGGAGAAGCGAGATAATGGCGTGGCAGTGAAGAAGTGGCTAGATGATCTCAGAGACTTGGCTTACGATGTGGATGACATCCTCGATGAGTTCGCCACCAAAGCTTTGCAACAGAAACTGACGGGAGGAAATCAGGCCAGCACAAGTAAGGTACGGAACTTCATCCCTGCTTGTTGTACTGGTTTCAAGATCAACAATAGGCTGGGGTCAGAGATAGAGGAGATCACTGATCGATTCAACGAGATGGTGAAGCAAAAAGATGATCTGAAATTGTGTGAAAATGTTGATAGGAGGTCACGCAGAACAAGAGAGACACTGGCGCCAACTTCCGTAGTGACCAAAGCTAATGTTTATGGgagggaaaaagataaagaggcTATACTTGAATTTCTGGTGGGTGAAAAATGTAGGGATGCTCAACTCTCTGTTATTCCTATAATTGGTATGGGGGGCATAGGAAAGACAACTCTTGCCCAGCTTGTGTACAATGATGAAAAAGTGCAGAGCTTTTTTGATATGAAGGCATGGGCTTGTGTTTCTGAAGATTTTGATGCTGTTAGGGtgacaaaaacaattttagaATCTCTCACCTCTGAAAACTGTGAGGGTAAGGATCTAAATTGGTTGCAAAACAAACTAAAGGAGAATCTGAAGGGGAAGAAGTTTTTAGTCGTTCTAGATGATCTTTGGAATGAAAACTACCATGACTGGAGTATCTTACGTGCTCCTTTCGAAGAAGGGGCATCGGGAAGTGCAATTGTCATCACAACTCGCAATGTGGGAGTTTCATCAAAGACGGGTACCATTCCAGCTGCTTACTCTCTCAAAGAGTTGTCAAATGATGTTTGCTTGTCTATATTGGCCCATCATGCATTGGGAACAAAAGACTTCAGTGCACATCTAAACCTAAAAGATATTGGTGAGGGAATAGTTGGAAGGTGTAAGGGCTCCCCTTTGGCAGCGAAAGTACTTGGAGGTGTCTTACGCAATAAAATGGAACCTGATGAGTGGGAAGATGTATTGAAGAGCAAGATATGGGATTTACCAGAAGTGGGAAGTGAAATTGCACCGGCTCTTATGTTGAGCTATCATAATCTCCCTTCACATTTAAAAAGGTGCTTTATGTATTGCTCTGTACTTCCCAAGGACTTTGAATTTGGGGAGAAACAATTGGTTCTACTATGGATGGCAGAAGGTTTACTTCAGCCACGAGATGGGGGAAAGCAAATGGAAGATTTGGGTAGCGAGTATTTTAACAATTTGCTGTCGAGGTCATTTTTCCAACAATCATTCAAGGATGAATCAAGGTTTCTTATGCATGACCTCATCAACGATTTGGCTGAAAAGGTTGCAGGAGATATATGCTTTAAAATGGAGGATAGAATTGGGGGTAATAATGGAAGGAAACCTTCTACAAAGGCTCGACATTCGTCTTACCTAGGTGGTCAATATGATGGCATTCAAAAGTTTGAGATTTTTAATGATCTCACATGTTTACGAACCTTCCTACCTTTTTTGCTTCCATATCCAGGCGATTGTTACTTGACTAGTAATGTTCCTCTTAAATTGTTGCCAAAATTACAGCGCTTAAGGGTGCTCTCTTTAAGTGGATACCGCATATTTGAGCTACCAGAGTCAATTGGTGATCTCAAGCATATACGATTCCTTGACCTTTCTTACACCGATATTAGAAGCTTGCCACATTCAGTAGCCACTCTCTACAATTTACAGACAATGATATTGGAGCATTGTTTTTATTTAGAGAAACTGCCTTCAACATTTGGTAACCTAGTCAATTTGCGACATCTCAACATTCGAGGAGCAAATGCGTTGGAAGCAATGCCTCCGCAAATGGGTAAATTAACTAGTCTCCAGTCACTATCTAATCTAATTATTGGAAAAGGTAGTTGTTCCGAGGTAAAGGAGTTGGGGCCTTTGTTGCATCTTCGAGAGGCGCTTTGCATTTTAGGATTGGAAAATGTGATTAATCATGAGGATGCGAGGGATGCTAGGTTAATTGAAAAACACAATCTCCATGGGTTGTCGTTGGAATGGAGTGGAAACATAGATGAGTCACAAGATAGAAGAAGTGAATTAAAGGTACTTAACATGCTACAACCTCACAAGGGTTTGAAAGAGCTCACTGTCAGACACTATGGTGGTGTAGAATTTCCAACTTGGTTAAGAGTTCCCTCATTTTGTAATATGATAGTCTTGAAGATTGAAAGTTGTGCAAAGTGCACAACCTTGCCAGTAGTGGGCCAATTACCGTCACTCAAAAACCTTTTTATCTACGAATATTGGAAGTGA